The genomic interval ATACTTTTACAAAATAAAGGCAGATGATTTCTCTGCCATAAAGTCAATGGTTGTCCAATAATGGCAAAACAATTAAGCTTTAATGAAGAAGCAAGAAAAGAGATTCAAAAGGGCGTAAATACCTTAGCCGATAAGGTAGGCAAACAATCAGATTCAAATAAAGCCTGTTTATCGAGGGGTTCTCCTAAGAATCAATGGAAGGGAGGTATCTTTGATTGTTTAGGAGAGGTAAGTAAAGGAGAATCCCTGATTGGTCAGATACCATTAGAGGATTTAGACCTTGTTGTGGATATGACAACAAAGAGACTTATGCACAATCCAAAATCCCCTGATATTCCAATGGCTGAAATCTTATAGGACTTCTATTGGTGTTAAACCAAAGCAATTATTTTCTAAGGTAATGAAACAAGGGGTTGATAATGAATGCAACAAGAAGAAGGATTAAGCCTAAAGCAAACGAGTGGGCAAAATTTCCCTTGCTTGTCTCAAGGGCAATGGCGGTTGGAATATTCCTGGTATAGGAAGCTATATTCCCACCCACCATCATTGAGATTCCCACCTCAGCGAAAACCCTTCCAAATCCACAAATAATCGCAGAGACAAATCCTTGCCTTCCTTCCTCAAAAATCACTGCCATAACCTGAAATTTATTAGCACCAAGGGCAATTGCTTCCTTTTTTACCCTTATATCCAATAATGAGATAGATGAAATAAGAAGCCCTGTAATGATTGGAGAGATAAGGATTACCTGACCAATGACCATAGCATATGGTGTGTATAAAAGGGAAAGGCATCCCAAAGGGCCATTTCTTGAAAGGAGCGAATAAACAAGCAAGCCAACCACAACCGTAGGAAGTGCCATCAGGGTGTTTATAATGGTAATTATTATTTTTTTTCCTATAAATTCGTATTGGGTAATCATAAGGCTTATTGGTAGAGAGAGTATTGCAGAAATCGTTGTTGCTATGAAAGAGAGCTTAATAGAAAGAAAAACAATCCCAAACAATTCCCTATCTCCCTTTAAGATAAGGTTTATGGAAGATACAATAGAATCAAGGAGATTCATACATTTGATTATATTTGTCCTTTATAGACCTTGCCTTTTCTAAAGGGGTAGTGATATAGGAGGAAATAGGATGGAAAGGTTCATTTATAGGATTAAAAAGCCTTATTCCATTTACTCTGTATTCACCAATTATCCTTTGGCATTCTTGTTTTATAAGCCAATCTGCAAGCTTTCTTGCCGATCCATAATTTATGGGATATTTCTTTGGATTAATAATGATCACAGAATATGGATTATAGAGTTCTTTTGGGTCTTCTTTCAAGATAACAAGAGAAATCTTGTTCTTGTAAGAAAGATATGTTCCCCTATCAGATAAACAATACCCATTTTTTTCATTTGCGATTATCAATGTCTCTCCCATTCCCTGTCCTGTTTCAAGATACCATTTTCCCTTTGGCTTTATTCCTGTTTTTTCCCATAGCCCTTTTTCCTTTTTATGTGTTCCAGAATCGTCTCCCCTTGAAACAAATATCTCCTTTTCTTTTGCTATATTTTTTAAGCCTGATATAAGGTCTTTTCCCTTTATTTTTGCGGGATCATCCCTTGGTCCTAACAGAACAAAATCATTCCACATAATCTCCTGCCTATTTATTCCAAACCCATCCTTTACAAATTCCTCCTCGTCTTTCTTAGAATGGACAAGAAGAATATCACAATCACCATTTCTTCCCAGCCTTAAGGCTGCTCCTGTTCCCACCGCAATTACATCCACCTTTATTTTATGGGTTTTCTCAAATTCTTTTAAAAGAACCTTAAGAATACCCGAATTTTCAAGAGATGTTGTTGTTGCAAGCCTCAATCTTTCCTCTCTTATACATCCTATAAAAAGAAGTAGAATAAAAAATGTACGCATCCTTTTAAGAAAGCTCATCGCTAAATCTTCTTTAAAAAGCTTGCCATTCTCTCTATTGCCTTTTCTATTTTTTCTACTGAGGTTGCATATGAGCATCTTATAAACCCCCTTCCACAATCACCAAAAACATTTCCAGGAACCACAGCAACCTTTTCAGAAAGTAAGAGCTTTTCGGCAAAATCATAGGAAGATAAACCTGTCTTTTCAATGGATGGAAAGGCATAGAATGCACCATCAGGCATCAAACAAGGCATACCAATGGAATTTAAGCCTGAAACAATCAAATTTCTCCTTCTTAAAAACTCATCCTTTATCTCAATAAAGCTATTGCTGTTTAAAGCAGAAAGACCTGCATATTGGCTCATTATGGGCGCACAAAGGATGATATATTGGTGGATTTTACACATCGCAGAAATTATTTCTTCTGGTCCTAGAGCATAGCCAAGCCTCCAGCCTGTCATCGCATAGCCCTTTGAAAATCCAGAGAGCCAGATGGTTTTTTCTTTTAAAAATGTGCTAAATGGTATATGTTCTATTTCATAAGAAAGAAGCCCATATATTTCATCCGAGATAACCATAATATCATTCTCTTTGCAAACATCAGCAATAGAAGAAAGCTCATCCTTTGTATATGTCATTCCCGTAGGATTATTGGGATAGCAAAGGATAATTGCCTTTGTTCTGCTACTTAGCCTCTCTTTAATGTCATCGGGTTTTATCTTAAATTTATTAGAAAATTTTGTAGGAATAACCACAGGCTTTCCGCCTGCTAATAGGACACAGGGCTTATAGGAAACATAAGATGGTTCAGGAATAAGAACCTCATCATCTAAATCTAATATAGCCCTAACTGCAAGATCAAGGCCTTCTGAAACACCAACCGTAATCAAAACCTCATTTTTTGGGTCGTAAGAGAGGTTATATTTTGAATAGACCATTTGGCTTATCTTTTCCCTTAAAGAAAGAAGACCTGCATTTGATGTATAGGTTGTGAAGCCCTTTTCTATAGAATATAAGGCATTTTCTCTGATATGCCAGGGTGTTGGAAAATCTGGTTCTCCTACACCCAATGAGATTACATCAGGCATCCTTGAGATAAGGTCAAAAAATTTTCTTATCCCAGATGCCGGAATTTCTAATATCCTTTTTGAAAGCATACAATAATTATATCATAAATTTAGAGAGACTATTTGCTCTTTTATTACCCTTGTTGAATCTATGAATTTTTCTTTTTCTTCTTCTGTTAAGGAAATTTTGGGGTGTCCAATTATCCCCTCCCTTCCAATTATTGTAGGTATGCTTATGGATATAGCATAATCTGGAATAAAGGATGACAATGGGAATATTTCCTTTTTATCAAGGGCGATTGCCTTTACTATTTCTAAACATGCCATTCCAACCGCCCACCCTGCTCCCCCTTTATGCTTTATCATCCAAGCCCCAGCCCCTCTTACCTTATCAATTATCTCCCTGTCACAACAGGAAATAGCAACCATCTTCTCCCCATGCTCACCAATCATCATAGCATCCTTTGGGTCTTTTCCAGCTCTTTTTATAATGGATTTAAGCCTTATAGTATCAAGGTATGTCCCCAGACCAAAAACCCTTTCTTTTGCAAAGCCTGATATTTTTAAGACAGCATATGTCATAATGTCAACCGGGTTTGAGACAACAAAAAGGAGGCAATTCCTGTTATTTGATGTAATATTTTTGACAATATCAGCTACCAAAGAGAGGTTTTTGTTTATAAGAGAAAGCCTTGTCTCTCCTTCCTTTCTCCTTAAGCCTGCTGTAATAATTATAAGATTACAATCTGAAAGGTCTTTATAATCTCCTCCTTTAACAATTGTCTCTTTTGGAAATAGGACAAGCCCCTGATTTATATCCTCTGCCTCTCCTATTGCAAGCTCCTTTATTGCATCAAGTAGGATAATTTCATCTACAATTCCACTTTTTGCAATACAAAACGCGGTTGTTGCCCCAGTTCTTCCTGCACCAATTATTCCTATTTTCATAAGAGGAAATTATATATTACCCATCTTTCTTTGGTCAAGATAATTTAGTGGACAAAACTATCCATAAAATGATAAAATTTAAGTATGAAGAAAGAGAAAAAGGGGTTGAAGCAAAGGATTTGGGAATGGTTTGAATCCCTGTTTGTAGCCCTTATCATTGCTTTAATCATCAGGTTTTTCATTATCCAGCCATATAGAATTCCATCTGGCTCTATGATTCACACATTAGAAATCGGGGATCAGCTATTTGTTATAAGATGTAAATATGGAATAATGATTCCTTTTACTGACAAATGGCTATGTAGATGGGCAAAGCCTAAAAGGGGTGATATTGTTGTCTTTAGAAACCCTAAAGACCCTGATCGAGGTGTTCTTTTAAGAATAATCTCGCCTGTAATTTGGGCAGGAACCATTGGAAAGATTGACCTTAATCCACATAAGGATTATATAAAAAGGGTGCTCGGAACACCAGGGGATAAGGTAATGATTAAAGATAGGCAGGTCTATATAAATGAAAAGGCGATAGATGAGCCTTATAAAATACATCAAGATCCATATAGGATATTTGGATATTCAGAGAGAGACAATTGGATTTCTCCTATTGTAGTTCCAGAGGGAAAATACTTTGTAATGGGAGACAATCGGGATTTTAGCTATGATAGCAGGTTTTGGGGCTATGTTCCCGAAGAGCTAATCGTGGGAAAGGCTCTGTTTATCCATTGGCCTCCCTGGAGGATAAAATGGCTGAAATGAGTCAGGAGTCGGGAGTCAGGGGTCAGGAGTCAAAGGAAAGAATACAGAAGATAGTGCGAAAGAAGAAGGTAGAGCTTTTGCAAGAGATTGATGAGAAGGATGCGCAAATAGAGGAATATCTAAATCTGGCAAAAGTGATAAAGGCTGATTTTGAGAATTATAAAAAGAGACAAGAAGAAGAAAAAAACCAATTAAAAAAGATATACCAAAGAGAAATCTTTATTGAATTCCTTAATGTTTTTGATAACCTTGAGAGGGCACTAAAAGAGGGAACAGGGAATAGGGAACAGGAAATAGGGAATATAGAAAAAATTATAGATGGGATTGGTCTTGTTAAGAAGGGATTTGAAGAAATTCTTTCAAAATTTGGGCTTAAAAGGATAGAAACAATTGGACATCCTTTCTCTCCCAAATTTCACACCGCCATTCTCTCTATTCCCATAAAAGAGCAAAGAGAGGGAATAATCCTTGAGGAGGTTCAATCGGGTTGGAAAGATAATGATTTTTGCCTAAGACCTGCCTCTGTTATAGTTTCCAAAGGATGGGAAGAAGAAGCTTCGCAAAAAGGGGAATAAAGGTATTCTTTTTGTTTCTCCTTGTTATATTTGGGCTAAGTAGAATAATCGGGACAAAGAATTTAAGTAGAATAGAAAGCCTTGAAAGAAAACTAAAAGGGGATTCTAATAACTTAAACGTTATCCTTCCCCTTGCTGAGAGCTATTATAAAAAAGCCATTTATCTTGATGATGTAAAAGAAAGCTTCCCCTATTTTGAGGGTGCTATCTTCTTATATAAAAGGGCATTTAATATAAACAAAGACCCAAAAACTGCATTTTTATTAGGAAAGGCATATTTTAATATAGCTAAATATTTAGACAAGGAAGAGAAAAGCAAATTTTACAAAAATGCAGAGGAAAATTTTTTATTTTCTTATCACAAAGGGTTTGTTGACAAGGAGCTATTCATCCTGCTTGGTCATTCCTATTTAATAAATGGTTTCTTTGATAAATCAATAGAATTCTATAAAAAAGCCCTTTTGCTTGCTG from bacterium carries:
- a CDS encoding ABC transporter permease, translated to MNLLDSIVSSINLILKGDRELFGIVFLSIKLSFIATTISAILSLPISLMITQYEFIGKKIIITIINTLMALPTVVVGLLVYSLLSRNGPLGCLSLLYTPYAMVIGQVILISPIITGLLISSISLLDIRVKKEAIALGANKFQVMAVIFEEGRQGFVSAIICGFGRVFAEVGISMMVGGNIASYTRNIPTAIALETSKGNFAHSFALGLILLLVAFIINPLFHYLRK
- a CDS encoding substrate-binding domain-containing protein; this translates as MRTFFILLLFIGCIREERLRLATTTSLENSGILKVLLKEFEKTHKIKVDVIAVGTGAALRLGRNGDCDILLVHSKKDEEEFVKDGFGINRQEIMWNDFVLLGPRDDPAKIKGKDLISGLKNIAKEKEIFVSRGDDSGTHKKEKGLWEKTGIKPKGKWYLETGQGMGETLIIANEKNGYCLSDRGTYLSYKNKISLVILKEDPKELYNPYSVIIINPKKYPINYGSARKLADWLIKQECQRIIGEYRVNGIRLFNPINEPFHPISSYITTPLEKARSIKDKYNQMYESP
- a CDS encoding aminotransferase class I/II-fold pyridoxal phosphate-dependent enzyme — translated: MLSKRILEIPASGIRKFFDLISRMPDVISLGVGEPDFPTPWHIRENALYSIEKGFTTYTSNAGLLSLREKISQMVYSKYNLSYDPKNEVLITVGVSEGLDLAVRAILDLDDEVLIPEPSYVSYKPCVLLAGGKPVVIPTKFSNKFKIKPDDIKERLSSRTKAIILCYPNNPTGMTYTKDELSSIADVCKENDIMVISDEIYGLLSYEIEHIPFSTFLKEKTIWLSGFSKGYAMTGWRLGYALGPEEIISAMCKIHQYIILCAPIMSQYAGLSALNSNSFIEIKDEFLRRRNLIVSGLNSIGMPCLMPDGAFYAFPSIEKTGLSSYDFAEKLLLSEKVAVVPGNVFGDCGRGFIRCSYATSVEKIEKAIERMASFLKKI
- a CDS encoding L-lactate dehydrogenase; its protein translation is MKIGIIGAGRTGATTAFCIAKSGIVDEIILLDAIKELAIGEAEDINQGLVLFPKETIVKGGDYKDLSDCNLIIITAGLRRKEGETRLSLINKNLSLVADIVKNITSNNRNCLLFVVSNPVDIMTYAVLKISGFAKERVFGLGTYLDTIRLKSIIKRAGKDPKDAMMIGEHGEKMVAISCCDREIIDKVRGAGAWMIKHKGGAGWAVGMACLEIVKAIALDKKEIFPLSSFIPDYAISISIPTIIGREGIIGHPKISLTEEEKEKFIDSTRVIKEQIVSLNL
- the lepB gene encoding signal peptidase I — translated: MKKEKKGLKQRIWEWFESLFVALIIALIIRFFIIQPYRIPSGSMIHTLEIGDQLFVIRCKYGIMIPFTDKWLCRWAKPKRGDIVVFRNPKDPDRGVLLRIISPVIWAGTIGKIDLNPHKDYIKRVLGTPGDKVMIKDRQVYINEKAIDEPYKIHQDPYRIFGYSERDNWISPIVVPEGKYFVMGDNRDFSYDSRFWGYVPEELIVGKALFIHWPPWRIKWLK
- a CDS encoding nucleotide exchange factor GrpE yields the protein MAEMSQESGVRGQESKERIQKIVRKKKVELLQEIDEKDAQIEEYLNLAKVIKADFENYKKRQEEEKNQLKKIYQREIFIEFLNVFDNLERALKEGTGNREQEIGNIEKIIDGIGLVKKGFEEILSKFGLKRIETIGHPFSPKFHTAILSIPIKEQREGIILEEVQSGWKDNDFCLRPASVIVSKGWEEEASQKGE